In one window of Maribacter sp. BPC-D8 DNA:
- a CDS encoding phosphoribosylglycinamide formyltransferase — translation MKTKKIILFASGSGSNVENIANYFKLRKDVTICCVLTNKSDAKVIERCNRLKINALFFNRQAFSKSDFILNMMQSLEPDLIVLAGFLWKIPEAITNAFPKQIINIHPALLPKYGGKGMYGMNVHNAVKEQKETETGITIHYVNAQYDEGAIIKQAKAPIAITDTAEDIASKVHQLEYEYFPKVIDEILSKQ, via the coding sequence TTGAAAACCAAAAAAATTATTCTTTTTGCCTCAGGTTCTGGATCTAATGTTGAAAACATTGCCAACTATTTTAAACTCCGCAAAGATGTTACTATATGCTGTGTATTAACTAACAAAAGCGATGCCAAAGTCATTGAACGGTGCAATAGACTTAAAATAAACGCTTTGTTCTTTAACCGTCAAGCGTTTTCTAAAAGTGACTTTATTTTAAATATGATGCAGTCTCTAGAGCCCGACCTTATCGTTTTAGCTGGCTTTTTATGGAAAATACCAGAAGCTATTACGAATGCATTTCCAAAGCAAATTATAAATATTCATCCTGCATTATTACCAAAGTATGGTGGCAAAGGCATGTATGGCATGAACGTTCATAATGCCGTTAAGGAACAAAAAGAGACCGAAACTGGCATTACCATACATTATGTAAATGCACAATACGATGAGGGCGCAATCATTAAACAAGCAAAAGCACCTATCGCCATTACCGATACTGCAGAAGATATTGCGTCTAAAGTTCATCAATTAGAATATGAGTATTTCCCTAAAGTCATTGACGAAATTTTATCAAAACAGTAA
- a CDS encoding acyl carrier protein has translation MSDIASRVKAIIVDKLGVDENEVVTEASFTNDLGADSLDTVELIMEFEKEFDIQIPDDQAENIATVGQAISYIEEAK, from the coding sequence ATGTCAGACATTGCATCAAGAGTTAAAGCTATCATCGTTGATAAATTAGGAGTTGATGAAAACGAAGTGGTAACCGAAGCTAGCTTTACTAACGATTTAGGCGCAGATTCATTAGACACGGTAGAGTTGATAATGGAGTTCGAAAAAGAATTTGATATCCAAATTCCAGACGATCAAGCTGAGAATATCGCAACTGTTGGTCAAGCGATCAGCTACATAGAAGAAGCGAAGTAA
- the fabF gene encoding beta-ketoacyl-ACP synthase II → MQLKRVVVTGLGALTPIGNNIEEYWNALISGKSGSAPITYYDTEKFKVKFACELKNYSTEDHFERKEGRKLDRFAQYALVSSDEAILDSKLDLEKLDKFRVGVIWGAGIGGLETFQNEVMNFANGDGTPRFNPFFIPKMIADIAPGNISIKHGFMGPNYTTVSACASSANAMIDALNYIRLGHCDVIVTGGSEAAVTIAGMGGFGAMHALSTRNDSPETASRPFDATRDGFVLGEGAGALVLEEYEHAVARGAKIYAEVAGGGMTSDAYHMTAPHPDGIGVVRVMQNCLKDAGLSIEDVDAINTHGTATPLGDVAELKAITKVFGEHAKDININSTKSMTGHLLGAAGAIEAIASILAMEHGIVPPTINHTTVDENIDPSLNLTLNKAQKRDVKVAMSNTFGFGGHNACVVFKKID, encoded by the coding sequence ATGCAGTTAAAGCGAGTTGTAGTTACAGGTTTGGGGGCACTTACCCCAATAGGTAACAATATTGAAGAGTATTGGAATGCCTTGATTAGCGGTAAAAGCGGATCGGCACCAATTACTTATTACGATACAGAAAAATTTAAAGTAAAATTCGCATGTGAGTTGAAGAACTACAGCACCGAAGATCACTTTGAAAGAAAAGAAGGGCGTAAGCTAGATAGATTTGCACAATACGCACTTGTATCTTCTGACGAAGCTATTCTTGATTCTAAATTAGATTTAGAAAAACTTGATAAATTTCGTGTTGGCGTTATTTGGGGAGCAGGAATCGGAGGATTGGAAACTTTCCAGAACGAGGTCATGAATTTTGCTAATGGTGATGGTACACCAAGATTCAATCCATTCTTTATACCAAAGATGATTGCAGATATAGCACCAGGAAACATTTCTATAAAACATGGTTTTATGGGTCCTAACTATACAACTGTTTCAGCATGTGCCTCTTCGGCAAATGCGATGATAGATGCCTTAAACTATATACGTTTAGGTCATTGCGATGTCATTGTAACAGGTGGTAGTGAGGCGGCCGTAACTATTGCAGGTATGGGTGGTTTCGGAGCAATGCACGCATTATCAACAAGAAATGATAGTCCAGAAACGGCTTCAAGACCTTTTGATGCAACTAGAGATGGTTTCGTTTTGGGTGAAGGAGCAGGGGCGTTAGTTCTTGAAGAATATGAGCATGCAGTTGCTAGAGGAGCAAAAATTTATGCAGAAGTAGCAGGTGGTGGTATGACAAGTGATGCTTACCACATGACTGCACCACACCCAGATGGGATAGGAGTAGTTAGAGTAATGCAAAACTGTTTAAAAGATGCAGGTCTATCAATTGAAGATGTAGATGCTATTAATACACATGGTACTGCTACACCTTTAGGTGACGTTGCAGAGCTAAAAGCAATTACCAAAGTATTTGGTGAACATGCAAAAGATATAAATATAAATTCTACCAAGTCTATGACCGGTCACCTATTAGGTGCAGCCGGAGCTATTGAAGCAATTGCATCGATTTTGGCAATGGAACATGGTATAGTGCCACCAACTATCAACCATACTACGGTAGATGAGAATATAGATCCTAGTTTAAACCTTACATTGAATAAAGCTCAAAAACGAGATGTAAAAGTTGCTATGAGTAACACATTTGGTTTTGGTGGGCACAATGCATGTGTAGTTTTTAAAAAAATTGATTAA
- the rnc gene encoding ribonuclease III, producing the protein MSFPTNLFNSHPKEDGDFFLGITKILGFRPKTLSFYKKAFLHRSMNIKDEKGNAMNYERLEFLGDSMLGTIISKHLYSEVPEGDEGYLTKMRSKIVSREHLNELGKDLGLINYVESRIPKSHFGQNIHGNVFEALVGAIYLDRGYKYCEKFIYKRVVEPYVDIEQLEGRVISYKSLVIEWCQKKKKSFDFDVYEDTGNDPLKHFAVKLSIGGNVVAKARATSKKKAEERASKRAFFALQDKMEN; encoded by the coding sequence ATGTCATTTCCCACAAACTTATTTAATTCCCATCCAAAAGAGGATGGGGATTTTTTTTTGGGAATAACCAAAATCTTAGGTTTTAGACCAAAAACCTTATCTTTTTATAAAAAGGCCTTTCTACACAGGTCAATGAATATAAAAGATGAAAAGGGTAATGCTATGAATTACGAACGGCTAGAGTTCTTAGGAGATTCTATGCTAGGCACCATAATTTCTAAGCATCTTTATAGTGAAGTGCCAGAAGGTGACGAAGGTTACCTTACTAAAATGCGATCTAAAATTGTTAGTAGAGAGCATTTAAATGAATTGGGTAAAGATTTAGGTTTAATTAATTATGTAGAAAGTAGAATACCTAAATCGCACTTTGGCCAAAATATACATGGTAATGTATTTGAAGCTTTAGTAGGTGCAATTTACCTTGACCGTGGTTATAAATATTGCGAAAAATTTATTTACAAAAGAGTAGTAGAGCCCTATGTTGACATTGAACAATTAGAAGGTAGGGTAATAAGTTATAAGAGTCTAGTAATCGAATGGTGTCAGAAGAAAAAGAAATCTTTCGATTTTGACGTTTATGAAGATACTGGCAATGATCCATTAAAACATTTTGCCGTTAAACTTTCAATTGGCGGTAATGTTGTTGCAAAAGCTAGGGCAACTTCCAAGAAGAAAGCAGAAGAAAGAGCCTCAAAAAGAGCTTTTTTTGCTTTGCAAGACAAGATGGAAAATTAA
- a CDS encoding IPExxxVDY family protein codes for MAATYKINDDFYDESFSLIALHTTLEDFALAYGLNQSVKSKFVRAKKNFILAENKSFPIFEWEDEYNDMYWVLVANHSSEKELIVRDDLFKDETTYKTPRLIPEYKDVDYLLKIETEKDFDINSLIKNILMLPRVMAAYEISTDKLKSKNNLIF; via the coding sequence ATGGCTGCGACTTATAAAATAAATGATGATTTTTATGATGAATCTTTTAGCCTTATAGCTTTACACACTACCTTAGAAGATTTTGCTTTAGCCTACGGATTAAACCAAAGTGTTAAGTCAAAATTTGTAAGAGCAAAAAAGAATTTTATTCTTGCTGAAAATAAATCCTTTCCCATTTTTGAATGGGAAGATGAGTATAATGATATGTATTGGGTGTTAGTTGCCAATCATAGCAGTGAAAAAGAGCTCATTGTACGAGACGATTTATTTAAGGACGAAACAACATATAAGACACCTAGGCTCATACCTGAGTATAAGGATGTCGACTATCTATTAAAAATAGAAACTGAGAAGGATTTTGATATAAATTCCTTAATAAAGAACATATTAATGTTGCCTAGGGTTATGGCAGCTTATGAAATAAGTACAGACAAACTAAAATCAAAGAACAATCTAATTTTTTAA
- the pyk gene encoding pyruvate kinase, with product MPTVKKTKIVATLGPATSKKEVLRSMIDAGVDVFRINFSHADYDDVKERVKMIRELNDEMDTYTSILADLQGPKLRVGVMAGDVVVSPGDEITFVTGEPFEGSAERVYMNYKEFPRDVKAGERILLDDGKLMFEVVTTNGNDEVLAKVIQGGPLKSKKGVNLPNTNISLPALTKKDIADAEFAISLEVDWIALSFVRFSQDLIDLQNIINKHSDHKIPIIAKIEKPEAVENIDKIVAYCDGLMVARGDLGVEVPAHEVPLIQKQLVLKAKKARIPVIIATQMMETMITSLTPTRAEVNDVANSVMDGADAVMLSGETSVGNYPVQVIEKMASILESVEGSDLIHVPHDPPHIRTKRFITKSICYHAATMANDIKAKAISTLTNSGYTAFQISAWRPSAHILVFTSNKRILTQLNLLWGVKAFYYDKFVSTDDTVDDVNRIAFNKGYLEVGDMIISLAAMPIKDKGMVNTLRVSEIESGDI from the coding sequence ATGCCAACTGTAAAAAAGACGAAAATTGTTGCCACCTTAGGGCCTGCAACTAGCAAGAAAGAGGTACTCAGGAGCATGATTGATGCAGGAGTAGATGTATTCAGAATAAATTTTTCTCATGCCGATTACGATGATGTTAAAGAGCGTGTAAAAATGATACGTGAGTTAAATGATGAAATGGATACGTACACATCTATTTTAGCAGATTTACAAGGACCTAAATTACGTGTAGGCGTAATGGCTGGTGACGTTGTAGTTAGCCCAGGTGATGAAATAACATTTGTAACCGGCGAGCCTTTTGAAGGTTCTGCAGAAAGAGTTTACATGAATTATAAAGAATTTCCTAGAGATGTAAAAGCTGGGGAGCGTATTCTTTTAGATGATGGTAAACTTATGTTCGAAGTAGTAACAACCAATGGAAATGATGAGGTTTTAGCCAAAGTAATACAAGGTGGACCATTGAAATCTAAGAAGGGTGTTAACTTACCGAATACAAATATTTCTTTACCAGCACTTACAAAAAAGGATATTGCAGATGCCGAATTCGCTATTTCTTTAGAGGTAGATTGGATCGCTCTTTCTTTTGTTCGTTTTAGTCAAGATTTAATTGATTTACAGAACATCATCAATAAGCACTCAGATCATAAAATTCCGATCATTGCTAAAATTGAAAAGCCAGAGGCTGTTGAAAATATTGATAAGATTGTTGCTTACTGTGATGGTTTAATGGTTGCTCGTGGAGATTTAGGGGTTGAAGTTCCTGCTCATGAAGTACCGTTAATTCAAAAGCAATTGGTTTTAAAAGCTAAGAAAGCTAGAATACCAGTAATTATTGCTACCCAAATGATGGAGACAATGATTACTAGCCTTACACCAACAAGAGCAGAAGTAAATGATGTAGCAAACTCTGTTATGGATGGTGCTGATGCAGTAATGTTATCTGGTGAAACTTCTGTTGGTAATTATCCAGTACAGGTTATTGAAAAAATGGCAAGTATTTTAGAAAGTGTTGAAGGTTCAGATTTAATACATGTACCGCATGATCCACCACATATTCGTACAAAGAGATTCATTACTAAATCTATTTGTTATCATGCAGCTACAATGGCCAATGATATTAAAGCAAAGGCAATTTCTACTTTAACAAATAGTGGGTATACTGCTTTTCAAATTTCTGCATGGAGACCAAGTGCACATATTCTTGTGTTTACATCAAACAAAAGAATACTTACACAGTTGAATCTATTGTGGGGTGTAAAAGCTTTTTACTATGATAAATTTGTTTCTACAGATGACACTGTCGATGATGTAAACCGTATAGCTTTCAATAAAGGATATTTGGAAGTAGGCGATATGATTATTAGCCTTGCGGCAATGCCTATTAAAGATAAAGGTATGGTAAATACATTAAGAGTTAGTGAAATAGAGTCAGGCGATATTTAG
- a CDS encoding PAS domain-containing protein — MIDLKDYDNAVIKFRKSQDFTMLPILSWDFYASNYEEIKRTEEDTVALLSLVSANSWNIDTEILDTKLKADKNVVVVTDAKLNIVFATKNMWNMSQYHPEEIIGKSPKMFQGNLTSKSTLKIISEAVKEKKPFEVTVVNYRKDGSTYKCWIQGEPIFDNKGDVVNFIAFEKEVA; from the coding sequence ATGATAGATTTAAAAGATTACGACAATGCCGTAATCAAGTTTAGAAAAAGCCAAGACTTTACAATGTTACCTATTCTTTCTTGGGATTTTTATGCTTCTAATTATGAAGAAATAAAACGAACCGAAGAAGATACTGTTGCTTTATTAAGTTTGGTTTCTGCTAATTCTTGGAATATAGATACCGAAATTCTGGATACCAAATTAAAAGCAGACAAAAATGTTGTTGTGGTTACAGATGCCAAATTAAACATCGTTTTCGCCACCAAGAACATGTGGAATATGAGTCAGTATCATCCCGAAGAAATCATAGGTAAAAGTCCTAAAATGTTTCAAGGTAATTTGACATCAAAATCTACCTTAAAAATTATCTCCGAAGCAGTAAAAGAAAAGAAACCTTTTGAGGTTACTGTAGTAAACTATAGAAAAGACGGATCTACTTATAAGTGTTGGATACAAGGAGAACCTATTTTTGACAACAAAGGTGATGTCGTTAATTTTATAGCCTTTGAAAAAGAAGTTGCTTAA
- a CDS encoding TolC family protein, whose translation MIKNKKTIKHGKLLLVVLINVGLFYSCVPTKDLKEANTNMPSKYVDQATDSTNSAQLKWSDFFKDENLTKLIDTALTNNQELRIMMQQIDVAQNEVKARKGEYLPFITYGAGAEVEKVGEYTRNGAVEKNLDIKDGEEFPEPLTDYSAGLFATWELDVWKKLRNSKKAAALEYLSTIEGKNFMVTRLIAEIADSYYELVALDNQLAFIEQNLELQGNALKMVRLQKEAARATELAVKRFEAEVLKNQSHKFEVQQEIVEMENKLNFLIGRQPQPIIRNSEGFIETEMDIIYAGLPSQLLLNRPDIKQAEYELEAAKLNIKVARANFYPSLGLKAGLGLQAFKPKYLTETPASLIYSAVGDIAGPLINRNAIKADYNTANSKQIQAVYEYEKAILSGYIEVVNQLSKMENLKQSYALKENQVKALTESIDLSTQLFQSARIEYIEVLLTQREALESKMELVETKKDQLMARVNVYQALGGGWN comes from the coding sequence ATGATCAAAAATAAAAAAACCATAAAGCATGGAAAACTACTTTTGGTGGTTCTTATAAACGTAGGTTTATTTTATTCATGCGTGCCTACAAAAGATTTGAAAGAGGCGAATACAAATATGCCATCTAAATATGTTGATCAAGCAACAGATTCTACAAACAGTGCTCAATTAAAATGGTCAGATTTCTTTAAAGATGAAAACCTGACAAAACTGATTGATACCGCATTAACTAATAACCAAGAACTTCGCATTATGATGCAGCAGATTGATGTTGCCCAAAATGAGGTTAAAGCTAGAAAGGGAGAATACCTACCTTTCATAACCTATGGTGCTGGTGCTGAAGTTGAAAAAGTAGGTGAATATACCCGTAACGGTGCAGTAGAAAAAAATCTAGACATCAAAGATGGTGAAGAGTTTCCTGAGCCATTAACAGACTACTCTGCCGGACTTTTCGCTACTTGGGAGTTAGATGTTTGGAAGAAACTGCGAAACTCTAAAAAAGCAGCTGCTCTAGAGTACCTATCTACCATTGAAGGTAAAAACTTTATGGTCACTAGATTAATTGCTGAAATTGCAGATTCTTATTATGAGCTTGTTGCTTTAGACAATCAATTAGCATTTATAGAGCAAAATCTTGAACTGCAAGGCAACGCACTAAAAATGGTTCGCTTACAAAAAGAAGCTGCAAGAGCGACTGAACTTGCCGTAAAAAGATTTGAGGCAGAGGTACTAAAGAATCAAAGTCACAAATTTGAAGTACAACAAGAAATTGTTGAAATGGAAAATAAACTAAATTTCTTAATAGGGCGTCAACCTCAGCCAATTATTCGTAATTCTGAAGGATTTATCGAAACAGAGATGGATATTATTTATGCCGGATTACCATCTCAACTTCTTTTAAACAGACCCGATATTAAACAAGCTGAATATGAATTAGAAGCTGCGAAACTTAACATTAAAGTAGCAAGAGCTAACTTTTACCCTTCACTTGGGCTGAAAGCAGGATTAGGACTTCAGGCATTTAAACCTAAGTACTTAACCGAGACGCCAGCATCTTTAATATATAGTGCTGTTGGTGATATAGCTGGTCCTTTAATCAATAGAAATGCTATTAAAGCCGATTATAACACCGCAAATTCTAAACAAATACAAGCAGTGTATGAATATGAAAAAGCCATTTTAAGTGGATACATTGAGGTTGTAAACCAGCTGTCTAAAATGGAGAACCTAAAACAGAGTTATGCTTTGAAGGAAAACCAAGTAAAGGCATTGACAGAATCTATTGATTTGTCTACACAATTATTTCAATCTGCAAGAATTGAATATATCGAAGTATTGCTAACACAACGTGAAGCTCTTGAATCTAAAATGGAATTGGTTGAAACCAAAAAAGACCAATTAATGGCCAGAGTAAATGTATACCAAGCCTTAGGTGGCGGATGGAACTAA
- a CDS encoding efflux RND transporter permease subunit, translated as MFKRFIHRPVLAIVISVIIVFTGLLAIKQLPISQFPEIAPTTVNIFIAYPGASADVLINSTIIPLETAINGVQGMRYVASDATSAGEGTLRIIFEPGTDPDQAVVRVKTRVDQVMPNLPELVQMEGVVITPVQPSMLMYVNLFSNNEDDNELFLYNYAYTKIVPEIQRIDGIASAQILGSRKYAMRVWLKPDRMRAYNVSAEEVMEAMQEQSIIARPGRLGGSSGKKSQSLEYVLTYEGRYNEPEQYEDIIVRANEEGEILKLKDVADVELGSEFFDIYSNLDGHPSASMILKQTVGSNGKDVIDAVKVKLEELKVDLPPGVDYQVSYDVSNFLDASIEKVLHTLRDAFILVAIVVFLFLGDWRSTLIPIIAVPVSLIGSFFVMQMFGLSINLITLFALVLAIGIVVDNAIVVVEAVHVKMEEENLSPYKASSEVLGEIGGAIVAITLVMVSVFIPISFMSGPVGVFYRQFSITMAGSIVISAIVALTLTPVLCAMLLKNNHGKQKRKSPVDKFIAWFNRGFERLTGSYVKLLNKIVARRVVTFGLLIAFCAAIFFTNESLPAGFIPNEDQGMIYAIIQTPPGATLERTNDVARKLQKICEEMDGVESVSSLAGYEIMTEGRGSNAGTCLINLKPWGDREHSVHEIMEELEEETKDLGAVIEYFEPPAVPGFGSSGGFSMRLLDKTENTDYHVFEKINNDFMKALGEREELTGLFTFYSANYPQYQLKINNKIAMQKGVSIGKAMENLNILIGSTYEQGFIRFGRFFKVYTQAAPEYRALPSDLEKLFVKNEEGEMVPYSAFMSMEKKLGPNEITRYNLYNSAAINGLPATGFTTGDAINAIKEVAKETLPRGYDIAWEGLSYDEANRGNESLYIFIVVLIFVYFVLAAQYESFLLPFAVILSLPAGIFGSFLLLKMTGLANDVYAQIGVIMLVGLLGKNAVLIVEFAVQKQRQGATVLEAAIEGSKARFRPILMTSFAFIAGLIPLIVASGAGAIGNRTIGGSALGGMLIGTIFGVIAIPGLYYVFAKLAEGRSLIKDESFEPISEELMRTSEGESKTKLAIKELKSMIKKLTKREEDDQK; from the coding sequence ATGTTCAAAAGATTTATACATAGACCAGTATTGGCTATCGTTATTTCGGTAATTATAGTTTTTACAGGGTTATTGGCAATAAAACAATTGCCAATTTCCCAGTTCCCTGAAATTGCCCCTACAACGGTGAATATTTTCATCGCTTACCCGGGTGCTAGTGCAGACGTGCTAATTAATTCTACCATTATCCCCTTGGAAACCGCAATTAATGGGGTACAAGGAATGCGATATGTTGCTTCAGATGCCACAAGTGCAGGAGAAGGAACATTGCGCATCATTTTTGAACCTGGTACAGATCCTGACCAGGCGGTTGTAAGGGTAAAAACCAGAGTAGACCAAGTAATGCCCAACTTGCCAGAATTGGTGCAGATGGAAGGTGTTGTGATAACTCCTGTACAGCCAAGTATGTTAATGTACGTTAACCTGTTTAGTAATAATGAAGATGATAATGAGCTTTTTCTATACAACTATGCATACACTAAAATTGTTCCTGAAATTCAACGAATTGACGGTATTGCTAGTGCTCAGATATTAGGTAGTAGAAAATATGCCATGCGTGTTTGGTTAAAACCAGACCGTATGCGTGCCTACAATGTTTCTGCCGAAGAAGTGATGGAGGCTATGCAAGAACAAAGCATAATTGCCAGACCAGGTAGATTGGGTGGTAGTTCTGGTAAAAAATCGCAATCACTAGAATATGTTCTTACTTATGAAGGTCGCTATAATGAACCTGAACAGTATGAGGACATCATTGTTAGAGCCAACGAAGAAGGAGAAATTCTAAAATTGAAAGACGTAGCAGATGTAGAATTAGGTAGTGAATTCTTTGATATCTATTCGAATTTAGATGGTCATCCATCTGCCTCAATGATTCTTAAGCAAACTGTGGGTAGTAATGGTAAAGACGTAATTGATGCGGTTAAAGTTAAATTAGAAGAATTAAAAGTAGACCTACCTCCTGGGGTAGATTATCAAGTTAGTTATGATGTATCGAACTTTTTAGATGCCTCTATTGAAAAGGTTTTGCATACACTTAGAGATGCTTTTATTCTTGTAGCTATTGTTGTATTTCTCTTTTTAGGAGATTGGCGTTCTACTTTAATACCCATTATTGCAGTACCGGTTTCCTTAATTGGATCATTCTTTGTTATGCAAATGTTCGGGTTATCAATTAACCTAATTACCCTATTCGCATTGGTATTGGCTATCGGTATTGTAGTAGATAACGCAATTGTCGTCGTGGAGGCTGTGCACGTAAAAATGGAAGAAGAAAACCTATCACCTTACAAAGCCTCTTCTGAAGTTTTGGGTGAAATTGGTGGTGCCATTGTAGCCATAACTTTAGTAATGGTTTCGGTGTTTATACCTATTTCCTTTATGTCTGGCCCAGTTGGGGTTTTCTACAGGCAATTTTCTATAACTATGGCGGGATCAATCGTAATATCAGCTATAGTTGCCTTGACACTTACTCCTGTTCTTTGTGCTATGTTATTGAAAAACAATCATGGTAAACAAAAACGTAAATCTCCAGTAGATAAATTCATTGCTTGGTTTAACAGGGGCTTCGAACGTCTTACAGGAAGTTATGTAAAACTTTTGAATAAAATTGTAGCTAGAAGAGTAGTAACCTTTGGTCTTCTTATAGCCTTTTGTGCTGCTATATTTTTTACCAATGAGTCATTACCTGCAGGTTTTATACCTAATGAAGATCAAGGTATGATCTATGCGATTATTCAAACACCACCAGGTGCAACTCTAGAGCGCACCAATGATGTTGCAAGAAAATTGCAGAAAATATGCGAAGAAATGGATGGAGTAGAATCAGTTTCCTCATTGGCAGGTTATGAAATTATGACAGAAGGTAGAGGCTCAAATGCCGGTACTTGTTTGATCAACCTTAAACCATGGGGAGATCGTGAACATTCTGTGCACGAAATCATGGAAGAGCTTGAAGAGGAAACGAAAGATTTAGGGGCTGTAATAGAATATTTTGAGCCTCCTGCAGTACCTGGTTTTGGTTCTTCTGGTGGATTTTCTATGCGTTTATTAGATAAAACCGAAAACACTGATTATCATGTTTTCGAAAAAATCAATAACGATTTCATGAAAGCCCTAGGTGAACGAGAAGAATTAACAGGGCTATTTACATTTTACTCTGCTAATTATCCTCAATACCAATTGAAAATCAATAATAAAATTGCCATGCAAAAAGGGGTAAGTATTGGTAAGGCTATGGAAAACCTAAACATATTAATAGGTAGTACCTATGAACAAGGTTTTATCCGTTTTGGTAGATTCTTTAAAGTATATACACAGGCTGCACCCGAATATAGAGCATTACCTTCTGATTTAGAAAAATTGTTTGTGAAGAATGAAGAAGGTGAAATGGTGCCTTATTCAGCATTCATGTCTATGGAGAAGAAATTGGGACCAAACGAGATTACTAGGTATAACCTATATAATTCTGCCGCAATCAACGGTTTGCCAGCAACTGGTTTTACAACTGGTGATGCTATAAATGCTATAAAAGAAGTTGCCAAAGAAACATTACCTAGAGGTTATGATATTGCTTGGGAAGGTTTATCCTATGACGAGGCCAATAGAGGTAACGAATCGTTATACATTTTTATCGTGGTATTGATTTTCGTTTATTTCGTACTTGCTGCTCAATACGAAAGTTTCTTACTTCCTTTTGCTGTAATTCTTTCGTTACCTGCTGGTATATTTGGCTCATTCTTACTTTTAAAAATGACAGGGTTGGCCAATGATGTTTACGCACAAATTGGTGTAATTATGCTCGTGGGTCTTTTAGGTAAAAATGCCGTTTTAATTGTAGAGTTCGCAGTACAAAAACAAAGACAAGGGGCAACTGTTTTAGAAGCTGCCATTGAAGGATCTAAAGCAAGATTCAGACCGATTTTAATGACATCGTTTGCATTTATTGCAGGCTTAATTCCATTAATAGTTGCCTCTGGCGCAGGTGCCATAGGTAACCGAACTATTGGTGGCTCTGCACTTGGCGGTATGCTTATAGGTACCATTTTTGGAGTTATCGCAATTCCCGGGCTTTACTATGTATTTGCAAAACTTGCTGAAGGGCGAAGTCTTATTAAAGATGAATCATTTGAACCTATTTCTGAAGAACTTATGAGAACTAGTGAAGGGGAAAGCAAGACCAAACTAGCAATCAAAGAATTAAAATCAATGATTAAAAAACTAACCAAAAGAGAAGAAGATGATCAAAAATAA